From Actinomycetota bacterium, one genomic window encodes:
- a CDS encoding nitroreductase family protein: MKLFEERRSIRRFGDRPVEDEKLQAVLEAARLAPSWANMQCWRFIVVTDRAIREAVAATLQNNPAQKAVATAPVLIVACADPEASGKANGQDYYLVDIGICFQHLCLEAWNQGLGTCWVGWFDEEKVRSILEVPENMRIVAMTPLGYPAVYPEARSRKPLEEIAFREKWGRPLRLGVSGE; this comes from the coding sequence ATGAAGCTCTTCGAGGAGAGGCGCAGCATACGCAGGTTCGGCGACCGTCCCGTGGAGGACGAGAAGCTGCAGGCCGTCCTGGAGGCGGCCCGCCTCGCCCCCTCCTGGGCCAACATGCAGTGCTGGCGCTTTATCGTCGTCACGGACCGGGCGATAAGGGAAGCGGTCGCCGCCACCCTGCAGAACAACCCCGCCCAGAAGGCGGTGGCCACCGCACCCGTGCTCATCGTGGCCTGCGCGGACCCGGAGGCATCGGGGAAGGCGAACGGCCAGGATTACTACCTGGTGGACATCGGAATCTGCTTCCAGCACCTGTGCCTCGAGGCATGGAACCAGGGTCTCGGCACCTGCTGGGTCGGCTGGTTCGACGAGGAGAAGGTCCGTTCCATCCTGGAAGTGCCCGAGAACATGCGCATCGTGGCCATGACCCCGCTGGGGTACCCGGCCGTCTATCCCGAGGCGCGCAGCCGCAAGCCCCTCGAGGAGATCGCCTTCCGGGAGAAGTGGGGCCGGCCCCTGCGCCTCGGCGTTTCCGGGGAATAG
- a CDS encoding glycosyltransferase, producing MLPRVPVQPRSLEQYRGIADAEVLEDIRSLAKGLQGARVLHLNSTAHGGGVAEMLYTLVPLMESVGLRAEWRLIEGDQDFFTITKLFHNSLQGMEIPITDEMKMKYLTVCDENAARFDQEYDFVIVHDPQPCALIAALEGTPYRRGKWIWRCHIDSTYARDDAWEFLKHYIDRYDAAVFTMDKYIKTPLRVPYLAFIPPSIDPLSAKNIIPEKRVQSDIARRYGVDETRPIMLQVSRFDPWKDPLGLVDCFREVKKVHRDVQLVYLASMADDDPEGWHYYEKTYEYSAGDPDVFLLSNQQGIGNVEVSAFQAMATVVIQKSLREGFGLTVAEAMWKRKPVVAGRVGGILLQVDDGVNGFLVDRIEEAAEKVCLLLESPATAQRMGDAGHEKVRRNFLCTRHLRDYLRFFDLLLA from the coding sequence ATGCTGCCGAGGGTACCGGTTCAACCGCGCAGCCTGGAGCAGTACCGGGGAATAGCCGACGCCGAGGTCCTGGAGGACATACGCTCCCTGGCGAAGGGGCTGCAGGGCGCGCGGGTCCTGCACCTTAACAGCACCGCCCACGGGGGAGGGGTGGCGGAGATGCTCTACACCCTGGTTCCCCTCATGGAGAGCGTGGGCCTGCGTGCCGAGTGGAGGCTGATCGAGGGCGACCAGGACTTCTTCACCATCACCAAGCTGTTCCACAACTCCCTGCAGGGCATGGAGATCCCCATCACCGACGAGATGAAGATGAAGTACCTGACGGTGTGCGACGAGAACGCCGCACGCTTCGACCAGGAATACGACTTCGTGATCGTGCACGACCCCCAGCCGTGCGCCCTCATCGCCGCACTGGAGGGGACCCCCTACCGCAGGGGAAAGTGGATATGGCGCTGCCACATAGACTCGACTTATGCCCGCGACGACGCCTGGGAGTTCCTGAAGCATTACATCGACCGTTACGATGCCGCGGTTTTCACCATGGACAAGTACATCAAGACGCCGCTGCGGGTGCCCTACCTGGCCTTCATCCCGCCCTCCATCGACCCCCTGAGCGCCAAGAACATCATCCCGGAAAAAAGGGTGCAGTCGGACATCGCCCGCCGCTACGGCGTGGACGAGACGCGCCCCATCATGCTGCAGGTGTCCCGCTTCGATCCCTGGAAGGACCCCCTGGGCCTGGTGGACTGCTTCCGGGAGGTGAAGAAGGTCCACCGGGACGTGCAGCTCGTGTACCTGGCCAGCATGGCCGATGACGACCCGGAGGGATGGCACTATTACGAGAAGACCTACGAGTACAGCGCAGGGGATCCCGACGTGTTCCTCCTCTCCAACCAGCAGGGCATCGGCAACGTGGAGGTGAGCGCCTTCCAGGCCATGGCCACGGTGGTCATCCAGAAGTCCCTGCGGGAGGGATTCGGGCTCACCGTTGCCGAGGCCATGTGGAAGCGCAAGCCCGTGGTGGCCGGCCGGGTGGGGGGCATCCTCCTGCAGGTGGACGACGGGGTCAACGGTTTCCTGGTGGACAGGATAGAGGAGGCCGCGGAGAAGGTCTGCCTGCTCCTGGAGAGTCCCGCAACCGCCCAGCGCATGGGCGACGCCGGACACGAGAAGGTGAGGCGTAAC